In Xiphophorus maculatus strain JP 163 A chromosome 17, X_maculatus-5.0-male, whole genome shotgun sequence, the genomic stretch GAgtttcagtcagactggatggagtgtattttagatgtgccttctttttttgttgttttttttacccatctTTCTGCAGGTTCTTATATTTTCTATGCAGTTTTAAACTGTATAGCTTTTGCTACTTTCCAGGTGTGGATCTGTTAGACCTGTTTGGCCTCTAGACAACTTTAAATTCAGACCCATGGTTCTTGAATCTGCTCTAAAATGCCAACAAAGAACACTAACAAAACTTCTATTTGCTAGggatttacaaaaataaaataatttaacttcacaaactgtttttaaaattttggatTTCAGTATGCAGTAGTCCATTCCTGAATTGACAAGTTCAGAAGTTTTCTAAGAAAGCTGTTCTAACGACAGATGCTACAAAACTGTTGAATAGCCCTAGAATACACTCTGAAAATCAGAACTCAAGTTTatcattgtttgtttgtttgaaccTACAGACAATAAGacttaactaattttaaaacagcttttaacATTGATCCCCAAAatgacctaaaaataaaatgcaaaaaaaaaattaaataaaatctggaaaccAAGTGTGCAAAAGTATTGATTTGGTCTGGTCTTTGACTGGGCGGTTCTTTTTATCTATCTGAATAATTCCATTGTTGCTCCGGCTGTGTGTCTTGACCAATCCAGCTGGGTGTTAAATCCCAGCCACAGTCTAAAGTCTTCTGCGGCATCTAAAAACTTTTTGCTTTCGGGATTGTCCTCCATTTTACCATCAACTCGGGACAGCTTCCTGCTACAGAAAGACATCGTATTTCACTCTGGGGTAATATCCTTTTTAATGAAACCTTCACACAGCTGCTaaatttatactgagattaaattgcaCACAGACCGTTTGCTACATCCCACTAAaatagtttgtggttgtagtttgttCAAATGTGAAACGTTGTAAACAGATTAATGCTTTTCCGACGCAACGTTTATGCTTTATCACTCAAACGTGTGTAGAAAGGATAGTCACTTTATTGTGGAGAATTTTGAAGCACATAAATGTCCTTTGCTCATTTAACGCCCAACGTAAACCTCTAAACaccaattaaatgttttttttttttttattgtttctcagCTTGTTTCAAGTGGGCTCATTAAGTACAAGAGAAGAATAAGTCTTTTATGTTCTGACACTGCTTTGCATGTGTTCACACCAGAGGAGTAAGCTCGAGTGTAGTGCTGTGAAGCATCCAGATGACGGGTAGAGAAGAACGGAGGCGGTTCCTCACCCCCAAATTAGAGGCTTAataatatatgaaaatatatgaaaactCCTCAGTTTTTATTACAGCATAAAGAAAGTAATCAAACTTCCCTGTCCTTTAGGTCTACAGGCAGGATTGCGAGACGTTCGGAATGGTGGTCAAAATGTTGGTGGCAAAGGATCCCAGCTTGGAGAAGCAGCTGCAAGTCCCGCTCAGGGAGAACCTCGGGGAGATACGCGAGCGCTGCCTGGAGGACCTCAAGCACTTCATCAAAGAGCTGGATGAGGACGTCCGGTTTCCAGAACCCTTCGTCTGTGACTCCGTCACTCCTGCCATGACCCAGAAACTCTTAAAAACCGGAGTGAACCACAGCTAATCCTCTTTCTGGTGCGCTTCGTCTACGTCCGCTCCGATTAATGTGAGActgagaatttttattttatttttatttttttcggATTAACAGCTCAGATTTAGGATTGCTGGACTTGAACATACTGCAGGTCACAGCAACCTGAGGAACTCATCGCAGGAGCGAACAGTGTTATTTTTGAATGGACCATTTTTACCTTCAAGTTTtctatgaaaaatgtaaaaacattaaagttttttttgtttaaatatttaaaaacaacaagtcCTCCATGGCTCTTATGATGTTTAGTATGCCATTCAGTTTTGAAGCATGATCTCACATttagaaagttttgttttctgatgtgtAACTTGAATAAATATGTATCACTCGGTGCTGCAATAGACAGAAATCAAGTTGTCGTAAAAATTTgtactgttaaaatatttcaaattgaaaTCTCAATCTGACACttatgaaaaagcaaaatgcaCAAAGCTTGACCATTTTTAGATATTCCCGAAATATACTAAAAGTCAGATCCATCCTTCTGTCTTGCAAAGATAtaatcttttccattttgaaaaatggctaaaaaggaaaaaggccTTTCAGATTCATACCTCAGGGAAACCAGAAGTTATGAATTACTAATCGAAAGTTTCTAGATAGGCCtacttaaagtaaaaaatcCTCATGCAGTTCATGTGCATTCTCAGAGTTATGAAGATTATCACACATTTACCTGAATGACTTGAcacattctatttttttcccccattttaaGGACTTTCTAAGCAAATTATGTCTCATATGTTTGCAGAATAGGAAGTCGGGGATGTCTCCCCATTTTGAAGTGACAAAGAgaaatttcctgttttgtttttgtccctttTCGTAGCTCAGCGACACAAGAAGTCATGAATCACTCATGTAAAGTTTTTTGACGAACCTGATCAGCTTAAAAAACTAGAAATTAAAGACGATACTTCAGCTGTGTGTATTTAGAAGGAGAGGTGTTTAACTTTTATTGAAAGGGCTTTTGTTAAAGAAATTGTCATTCACTACCAAGTGAATGACTGTCACTTGGTAGTTTTTATAAATCCTCACCCAACCGTTTCAGTTTTGATAGCTTAAAAAAAGCGGTATGTGTAGATGTGGCTATCATTAGCAAGCAGCTTTTCCTTGTAGCCATGTCTTGACTTATAAAGGAGCAAAGACTGCCTGACTTTGAATTCTTATCTGTGACTGTTTCCCGTTTTGAAGAGTAAGAGAAGTATGGGTTTTTGTCACACATTTATGCACCACGAGAACGGGAAGTtgagatttgttttcttgtcttttccatttttcttttggcaacttttcaaaatggaaaataatctttaaaaaaagatgactaGAAAATTGTTCTAGaatgaacataatttttttgttgccaaaatCCATAACTAGGAAACACTCCATTGAAGTGAAGGTATTGGTTATCTTTTTgcaaaagttactttaaaactggaaataacTTGGTTGTCCTTTAACTTAGAAAGATCTATAGTaagtgttttttatatatatatatatatatatatatatatatatatatatatatatatatatatgtgaaaaagttttctgaattttttagtAATTTCATCTTGTGGGATCAAGTGCAAATATTGGGGAAATATGGCAAACCGGTAAAAGCttgtccgttttttttttttacttttgctgtcTATAGATACAGACACGTTTGAGTAGCTTTCTGTATTGTAGCCATTTGCTGACTTTTGAAGGTCAAGACTACCTAGCTTGCATTCCTTTCATATTTGCTTGTTTTCCCCTCTTATTTCAGTATTTAGAACGTTTGTCTATTCGAAGTCAAAATTATATAACAAATTGTATAACCCGATTCAAGCAGAGCATTCTTGAACAattggagaaaaaatatttattgcaatCACCTTTACATCACAGAGCGTACGTTGGTTATCTTGGAGCAATGCTGCTGGTCAGGTGCAAATACAGGTGTGTTGCTGCCAGTTCTGTACTGGTTTGTGATTACATAATATGGAAGGTGTTGCAAACATCAAACAGGAATAATGTGGCCTTTTTCTGTGGACAACTTGGTGATTCTTCTCACTCAAGCAAAaccatttttacacttttaaaagAGTATAAAATACTAGAACTgaaattttaacttattatttacatttttatgttgtcttAGTAAACATTAAATAGTTATTTGGTTAGTTTCTTGGCTCTACTTGCATTGTTAACCTCTGGAGGGGGGAAATGTTTTTACCATATACCATATTTACCATTGCAAAACTATTAACTGAACATAAAATCCTCTCATGGTGAAATTCCAAACTTCCACTGATATTCAAATCGTATcaatgttgaacattttaaccagCTTTGCATACACATAATAAGTGTCTAAACAGCTCAGTAATGGCCTCTTTACAGAATATGACAGACCTAACTAAAAATCTTCACCATATTGCTTTGTGTAGTGCACTTCATAAGATTAATGGCATGGTTCGCTAAGAAATGATGCAGTTTTTGGAGCTATGGCCCTTTCTGCAACCAGTCTGTGAGCCGTGGCTGAGGGCCGTGAGCGCGGTCACCCTTGTTGGGTAGTCTTCTGCATAGTAGCGCCCAACCGCTCGAGGTTGTGGGATTGGTTGGCCAAGAAAATACCCCTCTTCCTCAGAGTCTGACGATGATGAGGAGCAAGTTGAGCACCAGTCGTCCTCATCTCTGTGGAGACCCATGAAATGTTCAAACCGTGGGTCATTCTGGTTTGAGCTACGGAGCATATAGTCAGATCGGGTTTGGGAGTAGGCCAGCGGCAGCATGTGTGTGGGGTTCTGAAGACGCATCGCACCATATGGTGGACTTACTATACCCTGCTGCTGAGGCTCAAACAGCCTCTGCGCTCTCTCTACAGGTACCATGTGAAGCGCGTTGTCCGAGCGGGTTTTGCGGCTCCTGTGGCGCCGGCCCTGTCGGTGGTGTTGGGGCCTCCCTCTGCCGTGGTGGCTTGTCGAGTGGCTTCTTGCTCTGCTGGGTTCATCTGGGCAGTACGCTCTCCTTTGTGGCTTCTCACTCATGGGATGTTTCATAACACTAACCTCAAATCCATCATTGTATCCATTGTCCACTGTGTCCTCTGAGAACTTCACCATTTGAGGAGGCCTGGATTGTGACTTGCTCCTTCTTAGAGCCGGAGCTTGAACAAAAGATCCAGGGAGGCCCTCTGAATGTGGAGATATTGCGTGAAGTCCTGTGGGAGCAGCAACCCTCATTCCAAGCCCTATCCCATTCTCTGCCTCCTCAACTCTCTTTTCCATGTTGAGACTAAGGGAGTTTGCGCTGTGGTGTATGTGGGATGAATTAAATGTTCCCATGTTGCTCATTTTCTCACACTCGACAGTCATGGAAGAATCCTGGATGCCATGAAGGTTGTAGACTGTGGGTGCATCCCCATCCACTGATGCACCTAAATAAGAGTGAAGAAGGAATATTTGTTAGAATGTGTTTTTGAGATCAAAAGTAAGAAGAACCGAATTACGACATTAAGCATTGTACATACCAGTGATGTTTGACAAAGCAAGGGAATCCATGGAGTCTCCAACACCCTTCTCAGCCTTCCTTAGCTCGTCAGCAATACACTCCAGGGAGTCCTCGTACCACTCCCTTGTATCTGGCCAAAAAGCCTGCTTTCCTACTCCAGACTGCTCTTGATCTTGGTCATACTCTAGCTCTTGGATCTTTCTTGCACTGGCAGGACCTGGATGGCTTCCATATGCTGAGTCTCCGAGGCCGTCCTGTGACTGGGCCCAGTACATTTCAGGTAGATGCTTCTTGTCCATCAAGCCTGGACTGAGGCTGTTGGCTCGAGACTGATCAGAAGTCTGGCTCTGGGTGGGACTGTTAGGGGCGGGGGACGAGGGGTTAAGACCCACAGATTTTGAATCGGACTTCAGCCAGGGATCTGACGTACTTATTACCTGCATTGAGTCACTGTTGGGGCTAGGTGATTTTAGGGACGGTGGCTGATGTTGGTGCAGCATGCCACGGTCACCAAACTTGAGCAGGAGCTGAGTCATATAGTCCTCATGCTGAGCCCACTCCTCTGGATCCTCCTCTCCACCGGCATCCTGTTCCTCCCGCTCCCTCCAGAacctctcctcctccagacCAAGACGAGTTAGCTTGCTCCCCACTATATCAATGTCCCCATCGCCATCTCTGTCCCCTTCACCCTCCACAAACCTGTGCTCATAAGAGGTGACTGTAGTAGGAGAGCTAAACAGCTGTGACTGTCGCCACTGTTCAGCGGGCCTACTGCTTTTCCCCATGCGGACGCTCCGTCGGGATTCACGAGAGCGGGCTGACTGGAAAGCGGAATCTGATGAGTCTGAGGCATGTACATCTTCCCCTTGGCTGCAGGCCTTTGAGCAATAGATGCGCCCTTGCTTGGGTAAGAAGGGACAACCCAGCAAAGACGTCTTGCACTGGGCACAACAGAAGCACTGGTCTGTGGCGTGCCAGTGAACGCCTTCGTAGGTCATCTGAGCATGGTCAACACCTAGAGAAATGAAAGTAAGAATCACGTTACCGTAATCTTGTTTTCATGTGTCTGACCAGGGATTGATATAGAATCTTTTTCAATGTGGTCCACATTTTGAGATATTAAAgctgtacattttacatttttaacaagtaATTTGTATTCAAGGTGCTACTTAGTAGATTCAGCTttgggctgaatacaaatgcttgtcacaagtttaatgttttaacacTCAAATTCATGCATAGACATATGTTTGtcacaaaatgtttctcaagATTTTAAGTATGACTTACCAATGTTTTCACCACAGGCCTCACAGTACTCTGCATACAGCGACTCAAAGCACCCACAGCAGTAGGGCCGTCCATTTTTCATGATGTACCGCTGTCCACCTAGCATAGTCCCACACTCAAAACAGGCAAAGTGCTTCATGTGCCAGTGACGTCCCTCAGCCTCGGTGCATTCATCTGCAAAGATGATCTACGTATATTCGCAAAACCATCGTTAGTTTGCATCAACTTAAAATACAGCAGTTGCTAGTTAAATAATCGGGCCAGTTACCTCGTCACAAGAAGAGCATCGAGGTTTCATGAGCTCTGAGTGGTGTCTCCCGCAGAAGATCTTGCCATTTTGATAGAAATAGATGAGATCCACCAGAAGCTCCTGGCACATGGAGCATGCAAAGCATGCCGGGTGCCAACAGGGACCCGGCCCTGCTCTGGAGGCAAAAATCGCCATCTCCCCTCCAT encodes the following:
- the LOC102237424 gene encoding prickle-like protein 1 isoform X1, with amino-acid sequence MLLAEHLSAMNPERSDRRERPAPRGPEMEARSGGKVGKIMSVGFQRSSTSDDDSGCVLEEYAWVPPGLRPEQVQMYFACLPEDKVPYVNSPGEKHRIRQLLYQLPPHDNELRYCQSLTEEEKRELQMFSTQRKREALGRGTPKILPRALQHTRCENCCGSINGGEMAIFASRAGPGPCWHPACFACSMCQELLVDLIYFYQNGKIFCGRHHSELMKPRCSSCDEIIFADECTEAEGRHWHMKHFACFECGTMLGGQRYIMKNGRPYCCGCFESLYAEYCEACGENIGVDHAQMTYEGVHWHATDQCFCCAQCKTSLLGCPFLPKQGRIYCSKACSQGEDVHASDSSDSAFQSARSRESRRSVRMGKSSRPAEQWRQSQLFSSPTTVTSYEHRFVEGEGDRDGDGDIDIVGSKLTRLGLEEERFWREREEQDAGGEEDPEEWAQHEDYMTQLLLKFGDRGMLHQHQPPSLKSPSPNSDSMQVISTSDPWLKSDSKSVGLNPSSPAPNSPTQSQTSDQSRANSLSPGLMDKKHLPEMYWAQSQDGLGDSAYGSHPGPASARKIQELEYDQDQEQSGVGKQAFWPDTREWYEDSLECIADELRKAEKGVGDSMDSLALSNITGASVDGDAPTVYNLHGIQDSSMTVECEKMSNMGTFNSSHIHHSANSLSLNMEKRVEEAENGIGLGMRVAAPTGLHAISPHSEGLPGSFVQAPALRRSKSQSRPPQMVKFSEDTVDNGYNDGFEVSVMKHPMSEKPQRRAYCPDEPSRARSHSTSHHGRGRPQHHRQGRRHRSRKTRSDNALHMVPVERAQRLFEPQQQGIVSPPYGAMRLQNPTHMLPLAYSQTRSDYMLRSSNQNDPRFEHFMGLHRDEDDWCSTCSSSSSDSEEEGYFLGQPIPQPRAVGRYYAEDYPTRVTALTALSHGSQTGCRKGHSSKNCIIS
- the LOC102237424 gene encoding prickle-like protein 1 isoform X2, whose translation is MNPERSDRRERPAPRGPEMEARSGGKVGKIMSVGFQRSSTSDDDSGCVLEEYAWVPPGLRPEQVQMYFACLPEDKVPYVNSPGEKHRIRQLLYQLPPHDNELRYCQSLTEEEKRELQMFSTQRKREALGRGTPKILPRALQHTRCENCCGSINGGEMAIFASRAGPGPCWHPACFACSMCQELLVDLIYFYQNGKIFCGRHHSELMKPRCSSCDEIIFADECTEAEGRHWHMKHFACFECGTMLGGQRYIMKNGRPYCCGCFESLYAEYCEACGENIGVDHAQMTYEGVHWHATDQCFCCAQCKTSLLGCPFLPKQGRIYCSKACSQGEDVHASDSSDSAFQSARSRESRRSVRMGKSSRPAEQWRQSQLFSSPTTVTSYEHRFVEGEGDRDGDGDIDIVGSKLTRLGLEEERFWREREEQDAGGEEDPEEWAQHEDYMTQLLLKFGDRGMLHQHQPPSLKSPSPNSDSMQVISTSDPWLKSDSKSVGLNPSSPAPNSPTQSQTSDQSRANSLSPGLMDKKHLPEMYWAQSQDGLGDSAYGSHPGPASARKIQELEYDQDQEQSGVGKQAFWPDTREWYEDSLECIADELRKAEKGVGDSMDSLALSNITGASVDGDAPTVYNLHGIQDSSMTVECEKMSNMGTFNSSHIHHSANSLSLNMEKRVEEAENGIGLGMRVAAPTGLHAISPHSEGLPGSFVQAPALRRSKSQSRPPQMVKFSEDTVDNGYNDGFEVSVMKHPMSEKPQRRAYCPDEPSRARSHSTSHHGRGRPQHHRQGRRHRSRKTRSDNALHMVPVERAQRLFEPQQQGIVSPPYGAMRLQNPTHMLPLAYSQTRSDYMLRSSNQNDPRFEHFMGLHRDEDDWCSTCSSSSSDSEEEGYFLGQPIPQPRAVGRYYAEDYPTRVTALTALSHGSQTGCRKGHSSKNCIIS